One genomic region from Burkholderia latens encodes:
- the xdhA gene encoding xanthine dehydrogenase small subunit: protein MSEPIRFYHRHAIREVSGADVTRTVLQYLREDAHCTGTKEGCAEGDCGACTVVVGELTDAGAVAFKAVNACIQFLPTLDGKALLTVEDLRRPDGSLHPVQQAMVDCHGSQCGFCTPGFVMSMWALYEKHGHESCGSAYANGKSVPTRTEIADALTGNLCRCTGYRPIVDAAVRMFDGAGEGATGERASAASAPVDTAALARTLASLARDDTFAYTTADGAQFAAPRTLDALAALKAARPGARILAGSTDIGLWVTKQMRRLDDLIYVGQIAELRQVVHGDDWIEIGAGVTVENAYAALAGTYPELTEMWKRFASLPIRNAGTLGGNVANGSPIGDSMPGLIALGARVVLRGGDTVRELPLEALYTGYQQKDMAPHEFVVGLKVPTRAGARANLRFRTYKLSKRFDSDISAVCAAFAFIADGELIREPRIAFGGMAATPKRAANTEAVLDGAQWHEATVQAAMQALERDYQPLSDMRATSAYRLDTAKNLMYRFWLETRPHDPLPVQALSVREVAAEVATEVAAEVANDAARV, encoded by the coding sequence ATGAGTGAGCCGATCCGCTTCTACCATCGTCACGCGATCCGCGAAGTCAGCGGCGCGGACGTCACCCGCACCGTGTTGCAGTATTTGCGCGAAGACGCGCATTGCACCGGCACCAAGGAAGGCTGCGCGGAAGGCGATTGCGGCGCGTGCACGGTCGTCGTCGGCGAGCTGACCGACGCGGGCGCGGTCGCGTTCAAGGCCGTCAACGCTTGCATCCAGTTCCTGCCGACGCTCGACGGCAAGGCGCTGCTGACGGTCGAGGACCTGCGCCGGCCGGACGGTTCGCTGCATCCGGTGCAGCAGGCGATGGTCGATTGCCACGGCTCGCAATGCGGCTTCTGCACGCCGGGCTTCGTGATGTCGATGTGGGCGCTGTACGAGAAACACGGTCACGAAAGCTGCGGCAGCGCGTACGCGAACGGGAAGAGCGTACCGACGCGCACCGAGATCGCCGATGCGCTGACCGGCAACCTGTGCCGCTGCACCGGCTACCGGCCGATCGTCGACGCCGCGGTGAGGATGTTCGACGGGGCCGGCGAAGGTGCCACCGGCGAACGCGCATCCGCCGCATCGGCTCCGGTCGACACGGCGGCGCTCGCCCGCACGCTCGCGTCGCTCGCGCGGGACGACACGTTCGCATACACGACGGCCGACGGCGCGCAGTTCGCGGCGCCGCGCACGCTCGATGCACTGGCCGCGCTGAAGGCTGCCCGCCCGGGCGCGCGCATCCTCGCGGGCAGCACCGACATCGGCCTGTGGGTCACGAAACAGATGCGCCGCCTCGACGACCTGATCTACGTCGGCCAGATCGCCGAACTGCGGCAGGTCGTGCACGGCGACGACTGGATCGAGATCGGCGCGGGCGTGACGGTCGAAAATGCGTATGCGGCACTCGCCGGCACGTATCCGGAACTGACCGAAATGTGGAAGCGGTTCGCGTCGCTGCCGATCCGCAACGCGGGGACGCTCGGCGGCAACGTCGCGAACGGTTCGCCGATCGGCGATTCGATGCCCGGCCTGATCGCGCTCGGCGCACGCGTGGTGCTGCGCGGCGGCGACACGGTGCGCGAGCTGCCGCTCGAGGCGCTGTACACCGGTTATCAGCAAAAGGACATGGCGCCGCACGAATTCGTCGTCGGCCTGAAGGTGCCGACCCGCGCCGGCGCGCGCGCGAATCTGCGGTTTCGCACGTACAAGCTGTCGAAGCGGTTCGACTCCGACATCTCCGCGGTGTGCGCGGCGTTCGCGTTCATCGCGGACGGCGAGCTGATTCGCGAGCCGCGCATCGCGTTCGGCGGGATGGCCGCGACGCCGAAGCGCGCGGCGAATACGGAGGCCGTGCTCGACGGCGCGCAGTGGCACGAAGCGACCGTGCAGGCCGCGATGCAGGCGCTCGAGCGCGACTACCAGCCGCTGTCGGACATGCGCGCGACGAGCGCGTATCGCCTCGATACCGCAAAGAACCTGATGTATCGCTTCTGGCTGGAGACGCGCCCCCACGACCCGCTGCCGGTGCAGGCGCTGAGCGTGCGCGAAGTGGCCGCCGAAGTGGCCACTGAAGTCGCCGCTGAAGTCGCGAACGACGCCGCGCGCGTCTGA
- the xdhC gene encoding xanthine dehydrogenase accessory protein XdhC, protein MNGPARSPRSMAQVSAAGCDGACGSPASPLQPFAPGTGRRNRATAAPPPMHIVLFGAGHVGHALVALLGALPCVVQWVDTRDELFPDECPPNVQPEPTDTPESVVDAAPPGAYFLVMTHNHALDFSLAAQIMRRRDFAYFGMIGSRTKRVKFERRLAARGVEPARLAQMVCPIGIAGIVDKAPGAIAVAVCAELLQARSGMPVADAKAAAAGHVRDAAGCAR, encoded by the coding sequence ATGAACGGCCCCGCTCGTTCCCCGCGCAGCATGGCGCAGGTGTCCGCGGCAGGATGCGACGGCGCGTGCGGCAGTCCGGCGTCGCCGCTGCAGCCGTTCGCGCCGGGCACCGGCCGGCGCAACCGCGCAACCGCAGCGCCGCCGCCGATGCACATCGTGCTGTTCGGCGCGGGGCACGTCGGTCATGCGCTCGTCGCGTTGCTCGGCGCATTGCCGTGCGTCGTGCAGTGGGTCGACACGCGCGACGAGTTGTTTCCGGACGAATGTCCGCCGAACGTGCAGCCGGAGCCGACCGACACGCCGGAGTCGGTCGTCGACGCGGCGCCTCCGGGCGCGTACTTCCTGGTGATGACGCACAACCACGCGCTCGATTTCTCGCTCGCCGCGCAGATCATGCGGCGGCGCGATTTCGCGTACTTCGGGATGATTGGCTCGCGCACCAAGCGCGTGAAATTCGAACGCCGCCTCGCGGCGCGCGGCGTCGAGCCGGCGCGGCTTGCGCAGATGGTGTGTCCGATCGGCATCGCGGGCATCGTCGACAAGGCGCCGGGTGCGATCGCGGTGGCCGTCTGCGCGGAACTGCTGCAGGCCCGCTCGGGAATGCCGGTGGCCGATGCGAAGGCGGCGGCGGCCGGGCACGTGCGCGACGCCGCCGGCTGCGCGCGATAA
- a CDS encoding 2-hydroxychromene-2-carboxylate isomerase produces MTTGLDTTQPAWFFDFVSPFSYLLLEQHDKWPDVPFEPVPVSLPDLQRHWGQRPSADVPSKRVFTYRHALFRAEQLGIRFKMPPAHPFDSDKVLRLAIAVRADIATVLEMFRFIWHDGNDPSTPDGFAALCERVGVGHGDELIEFEETSAQLRRNTDDAIALGVFGVPTFWMNKQLFWGEDALPMVLYCARTPNWLESGEVKRISALPKGRA; encoded by the coding sequence ATGACAACCGGCCTCGACACTACCCAGCCCGCCTGGTTCTTCGACTTCGTGTCGCCGTTCTCCTATCTGCTGCTCGAACAGCACGACAAATGGCCGGATGTGCCGTTCGAACCCGTGCCTGTGTCGCTGCCCGATCTGCAGCGCCACTGGGGCCAGCGGCCGAGCGCCGACGTGCCGTCCAAGCGCGTGTTCACGTATCGCCACGCGCTGTTTCGCGCGGAGCAGCTCGGCATTCGCTTCAAGATGCCGCCCGCGCATCCGTTCGATTCGGACAAGGTGCTGCGTCTTGCGATCGCCGTGCGCGCCGACATCGCGACCGTGCTCGAAATGTTCCGCTTCATCTGGCACGACGGCAACGATCCGTCGACGCCGGACGGCTTCGCGGCATTGTGCGAGCGCGTCGGCGTCGGGCACGGCGACGAGCTGATCGAATTCGAGGAAACGAGCGCGCAGTTGCGCCGCAACACCGACGATGCGATCGCGCTCGGCGTGTTCGGCGTGCCGACGTTCTGGATGAACAAGCAGCTGTTCTGGGGCGAGGACGCGCTGCCGATGGTCCTGTATTGCGCACGCACGCCGAACTGGCTCGAATCGGGCGAAGTCAAGCGGATCAGCGCGCTGCCGAAGGGGCGCGCGTGA
- a CDS encoding LysR family transcriptional regulator translates to MEDDDRTASLDIWLVRVLRTLLLERSVTQTALRLNQTQPAISTALRKLRETLNDPILVRGKSGMVPTEYGASLLGAASRALREVDFIATPHGDFDPSSARRTFRVAAPDYLNDFFMPTLIERFRDAAPHAHLEIDSLNPALDHADALESGALDLVIGNWPKPDPRFARQDLFSDTIVCLMRDAHPLAREPLTREAYAAAAHVAPTPYTGDKRNAIEIGLSRARLTRRIVTTLPYFGIVPQVLLQSDLIFTTTRRFATHYAQLLPLVVVTPPVPFPRIKSYLLTHPQPDRPTDIAWLCALMQSVSDELTAARGRKR, encoded by the coding sequence ATGGAAGACGACGACCGCACCGCCTCGCTCGATATCTGGCTCGTGCGCGTATTGCGCACGCTGCTGCTCGAGCGCAGCGTCACGCAAACCGCGCTGCGGCTGAACCAGACGCAGCCGGCGATCAGCACCGCGCTGCGCAAGCTGCGCGAAACGCTTAACGACCCGATTCTCGTGCGCGGCAAATCCGGGATGGTACCGACCGAGTACGGCGCGTCACTGCTCGGCGCGGCGTCGCGCGCGCTGCGCGAGGTCGACTTCATCGCGACGCCGCACGGCGACTTCGATCCGTCGTCCGCGCGTCGCACGTTCCGCGTCGCGGCGCCCGATTACCTGAACGATTTCTTCATGCCGACGCTGATCGAGCGCTTTCGCGACGCGGCGCCGCATGCGCATCTCGAAATCGACTCGCTGAACCCTGCGCTCGATCACGCGGACGCGCTCGAATCCGGCGCGCTCGATCTCGTGATCGGCAACTGGCCGAAGCCCGATCCGCGCTTCGCGCGCCAGGATCTGTTCTCCGACACGATCGTGTGCCTGATGCGCGACGCGCATCCGCTCGCACGCGAACCGCTCACCCGCGAAGCGTACGCGGCGGCCGCGCACGTCGCGCCCACGCCTTACACCGGCGACAAGCGCAATGCGATCGAGATCGGTCTCTCTCGTGCGCGGCTCACGCGGCGGATCGTGACGACGCTGCCGTACTTCGGCATCGTGCCGCAGGTGCTGTTGCAGTCCGACCTGATCTTCACGACGACGCGCCGCTTCGCGACACACTATGCGCAGCTGCTGCCGCTCGTCGTCGTCACGCCGCCGGTGCCGTTTCCGCGGATCAAGAGTTATTTGCTCACGCACCCGCAGCCCGATCGCCCGACCGACATCGCGTGGCTGTGTGCGCTGATGCAGAGCGTGTCCGATGAACTGACGGCCGCGCGCGGGCGCAAGCGCTGA
- a CDS encoding D-(-)-3-hydroxybutyrate oligomer hydrolase, with the protein MTTHGWGSRILVGATLAALALLGACNGDESAERNRLPGFVAGSVRTTAYDGTSDDLLTAGLGKTGLAAATAPAFANPARPTSAELRRVAIWSNYRALVDMSANGGYGRFWGPNVDVDGNDTLGEGKIRGTEYLAYSDDGSGRKNVTLLVQVPASFDPAQPCIVTATSSGSRGVYGAISAAGEWGLKRGCAVAYNDKGGGNGAHELGSDTITLIDGTLADAVLAGSASLFTANVTSGDLAAYNNRFPNRYAFKHAHSQQNPEQDWGRATLQAVEFAYWALNEQFGPPLDGSHHGVRYRPGDITTIAASVSNGGGAALAAAEQDTRRWITAVVVGEPQINVRMAPNAVVREGGQPVPSFGRPLADYATLANLLQPCAAASASLAGEPYLSGLPLATTQSIRAQRCATLAAAGLVSGADTPSQAADALAQLHAAGYLADSDLLHASMWDSQAIPAIAVTYANAYTRSRATDNLCNFSFATTTAATGAVAAPAASPMPAVFGLGNGVPPTAGINLVFNTGAGVDHRLATPDASFAGALCLRQLWTNGMLDMPANVDAVRVNANLQGKPAIIVQGRSDALVPVNHASRAYVAQNSISEGARSQLVFYEVTNGQHFDAFLPVAGFDTRFVPVHYYDLQALNLMWRHLKSGAPLPPSQVIRTVPRGGTPGAAPALTSANLPPIVTAPGANAITAGAGAIDVPL; encoded by the coding sequence ATGACGACGCACGGGTGGGGCAGTCGGATTCTTGTCGGCGCGACGCTGGCCGCGCTCGCGTTGCTCGGCGCCTGCAACGGCGACGAGTCGGCCGAACGCAACAGGCTGCCCGGCTTCGTGGCGGGCAGTGTGCGTACGACCGCCTATGACGGCACCAGCGACGACCTGCTGACGGCCGGCCTCGGCAAGACCGGTCTCGCCGCCGCCACCGCGCCGGCATTCGCGAATCCGGCCCGGCCGACGAGCGCCGAGCTGCGGCGTGTCGCGATCTGGTCGAATTACCGCGCGCTCGTCGACATGAGCGCGAACGGCGGTTATGGCCGTTTCTGGGGGCCGAACGTCGACGTCGACGGCAACGACACGCTCGGCGAAGGCAAGATCCGCGGCACTGAATATCTCGCGTATTCCGACGACGGCAGCGGCCGCAAGAACGTGACGCTGCTCGTACAGGTGCCCGCGAGCTTCGATCCCGCGCAGCCGTGCATCGTCACCGCGACGTCGTCGGGTTCGCGCGGCGTGTACGGCGCGATTTCGGCGGCCGGCGAGTGGGGCCTCAAGCGCGGCTGCGCGGTCGCGTATAACGACAAGGGCGGCGGAAACGGTGCGCACGAGCTCGGTTCCGACACGATCACGCTGATCGACGGCACGCTCGCCGACGCGGTGCTGGCCGGCAGCGCCAGCCTCTTCACCGCCAACGTGACGAGCGGCGACCTGGCCGCGTACAACAATCGCTTTCCGAACCGCTATGCGTTCAAGCATGCGCATTCGCAGCAAAATCCCGAGCAGGACTGGGGCCGTGCGACGCTGCAGGCCGTCGAGTTCGCGTACTGGGCGCTCAACGAACAGTTCGGCCCGCCGCTCGACGGGTCGCATCACGGCGTGCGCTATCGCCCGGGCGACATCACGACGATCGCCGCTTCCGTCAGCAACGGCGGCGGTGCGGCGCTCGCGGCGGCCGAGCAGGACACGCGCCGCTGGATCACCGCGGTCGTCGTCGGCGAGCCGCAGATCAACGTGCGGATGGCGCCGAACGCGGTCGTGCGCGAGGGTGGCCAGCCGGTGCCGTCGTTCGGGCGGCCGCTTGCCGACTACGCGACGCTCGCGAACCTGCTGCAGCCGTGCGCGGCCGCGTCGGCGTCGCTCGCCGGGGAGCCATACCTGAGCGGCCTGCCGCTGGCGACCACCCAGTCGATCCGCGCGCAGCGCTGCGCGACGCTCGCGGCGGCGGGCCTCGTGTCCGGCGCCGATACGCCGAGCCAGGCCGCCGACGCGCTCGCTCAGCTGCATGCGGCCGGCTATCTTGCCGATTCCGATCTGCTGCACGCGTCGATGTGGGATTCGCAGGCGATTCCGGCGATCGCGGTCACCTATGCGAACGCGTACACGCGCTCGCGCGCGACCGACAACCTGTGCAATTTCAGTTTCGCGACGACCACGGCGGCGACCGGCGCGGTCGCGGCGCCGGCCGCGTCGCCGATGCCGGCCGTGTTCGGGCTCGGCAACGGCGTACCGCCGACTGCCGGCATCAATCTGGTGTTCAACACCGGCGCGGGCGTCGATCATCGGCTCGCCACACCCGATGCGAGCTTCGCGGGCGCGCTGTGCCTGCGGCAGCTGTGGACCAACGGGATGCTCGACATGCCGGCGAACGTCGACGCGGTACGCGTGAACGCGAACCTGCAGGGCAAGCCAGCGATCATCGTGCAGGGCCGCAGCGACGCGCTCGTGCCGGTGAACCATGCATCGCGCGCATACGTCGCGCAGAACAGCATCAGCGAAGGCGCCCGCAGCCAGCTCGTGTTCTACGAGGTAACGAACGGGCAGCACTTCGATGCATTCCTCCCGGTCGCCGGGTTCGACACGCGCTTCGTGCCGGTCCACTACTACGACCTGCAGGCGCTGAACCTGATGTGGCGGCACCTGAAGAGCGGTGCGCCGCTGCCGCCGTCGCAGGTGATCCGCACGGTGCCGCGCGGCGGCACGCCGGGCGCCGCACCCGCGCTGACGAGCGCGAACCTGCCGCCGATCGTAACCGCGCCGGGCGCGAACGCGATCACGGCGGGCGCCGGTGCGATCGACGTGCCGCTCTGA
- a CDS encoding BON domain-containing protein, with protein sequence MKSIVLRALGVAAVAACLTGSVYAQSSDAAGTEAPAAAASSPKAAAKTAKKANRKLGYAVRKAITKAGGIDVSNIVVRSKGGAISLEGTVPDQAQIDKAEEAAKSVNGVTSVTNKLTVQQQ encoded by the coding sequence ATGAAGTCGATCGTGTTGAGAGCGTTGGGTGTTGCAGCCGTGGCGGCCTGTCTGACGGGTAGCGTGTATGCGCAGTCGAGCGACGCGGCGGGCACCGAAGCGCCGGCCGCGGCGGCGAGTTCGCCGAAGGCCGCGGCCAAGACCGCGAAGAAGGCCAACCGCAAGCTTGGCTACGCGGTGCGCAAGGCCATTACGAAGGCAGGCGGCATCGACGTGTCGAATATCGTCGTGCGTTCGAAGGGCGGCGCGATCTCGCTGGAGGGTACGGTGCCCGATCAGGCACAGATCGACAAGGCAGAAGAAGCAGCGAAGAGCGTGAACGGCGTCACGTCCGTCACGAACAAGCTGACGGTGCAGCAGCAGTAA
- a CDS encoding TAXI family TRAP transporter solute-binding subunit, whose protein sequence is MKPASRRPPRRILARFVAVSWRDLALSIGPTVLVAAAAVWLAVRLIQPAPPSTLVISSGPPGSTYWNAAQKYKAILAKNGVTLDVESSEGSAQNLARLSNPNAPVDVGFVQSGIGPKERDEHLVSLGSIGYVPLAIMYRGPVVARLSDFKGKRLALGAQGSGARELSLALLKMNGIEPGGSTELLPTAGEDAAAALLDGKIDAAFLSGDSTQIPVMAKLFRAPGVHVYSFTQAEAYARRFPYLTAITLPMGVYDLGRNLPPADIHTVAPTIELVARDSLHPALSDLLIEAAREVHGHATILQHAGEFPSAVTRGFPLSDDAARYYKSGKTFLYRRLPFWVASLVDRLLVVVVPLIVVLIPGLRLVPSLYGWRVRSRIYRWYGALIALERRALGEHTADERVRLLNELDDIEEAVNRMKMPLAYAGQFYVLREHIGFVRERLTAHEYDAQPGTPDAGASAAPRDEGGGAPAGEPPRATPGSA, encoded by the coding sequence ATGAAGCCAGCCAGCCGCCGCCCGCCCCGCCGCATCCTCGCCCGCTTCGTCGCGGTGTCGTGGCGCGACCTCGCACTGTCGATCGGCCCGACCGTGCTGGTCGCGGCCGCGGCGGTCTGGCTCGCGGTCAGGCTGATCCAGCCGGCGCCGCCGTCCACGCTCGTGATCTCGTCCGGGCCGCCCGGCAGCACGTACTGGAACGCCGCGCAGAAATACAAGGCGATCCTCGCGAAGAACGGCGTCACGCTCGACGTCGAGTCGTCGGAAGGTTCAGCGCAAAACCTCGCGCGGTTGTCGAACCCGAATGCGCCGGTCGACGTCGGCTTCGTGCAGAGCGGCATCGGCCCGAAGGAGCGCGACGAACATCTGGTGTCCCTCGGCAGCATCGGCTACGTGCCGCTCGCGATCATGTACCGCGGGCCGGTCGTCGCACGCCTGTCCGACTTCAAGGGCAAGCGGCTCGCGCTCGGCGCGCAGGGCAGCGGCGCCCGCGAACTGAGCCTCGCGCTGCTGAAGATGAACGGCATCGAGCCGGGCGGCTCCACCGAATTGCTGCCGACCGCCGGCGAGGATGCCGCGGCCGCGCTGCTCGACGGCAAGATCGATGCCGCATTCCTGTCCGGCGATTCGACGCAGATTCCGGTGATGGCGAAGCTGTTCCGTGCACCCGGCGTGCACGTGTACTCGTTCACGCAGGCCGAAGCGTATGCGCGGCGCTTTCCGTACCTGACCGCGATCACGCTGCCGATGGGCGTCTACGATCTCGGCCGCAACCTGCCGCCCGCCGACATCCATACGGTCGCGCCGACGATTGAGCTCGTCGCGCGCGATTCGCTGCATCCCGCGCTGTCCGACCTGCTGATCGAGGCCGCACGCGAAGTGCACGGCCATGCGACGATCCTGCAGCACGCGGGCGAATTCCCGTCGGCCGTCACGCGCGGCTTCCCGCTGTCCGACGACGCCGCACGCTATTACAAGTCCGGCAAGACGTTCCTGTACCGGCGACTGCCGTTCTGGGTCGCGAGCCTCGTCGACCGGCTGCTCGTCGTGGTCGTGCCGTTGATCGTCGTGCTGATCCCCGGGCTGCGGCTCGTGCCGTCGCTGTACGGCTGGCGCGTGCGCTCGCGCATCTACCGCTGGTACGGCGCACTGATCGCACTCGAGCGCCGCGCGCTCGGCGAGCATACGGCCGACGAGCGCGTCCGGCTGCTCAACGAGCTCGACGACATCGAGGAAGCCGTGAACCGGATGAAGATGCCGCTCGCGTATGCGGGTCAGTTCTACGTGCTGCGCGAGCACATCGGCTTCGTGCGCGAGCGGCTCACCGCACACGAGTACGATGCGCAGCCCGGCACGCCGGATGCCGGCGCGAGCGCGGCGCCGCGCGACGAAGGCGGCGGCGCACCGGCCGGCGAGCCCCCTCGGGCGACTCCCGGTTCCGCGTGA
- a CDS encoding polyketide cyclase produces MSDHKLYLDALDASVAAIERWLSGADTAPAALDALLASFSTGFTMILTDGRLLDRDGLRALFVQLGGAKPGLRIALSDVRVLAADASDATLTYVEAQQAASGELPARRATAVFERDAAGIVRWTHLQETFCTA; encoded by the coding sequence ATGTCCGATCACAAGCTCTATCTCGACGCACTCGATGCGAGCGTCGCCGCCATCGAGCGCTGGCTGTCCGGCGCTGATACCGCACCTGCGGCGCTCGACGCGCTGCTCGCGTCTTTCTCCACCGGTTTCACGATGATCCTGACCGACGGCCGCCTGCTTGACCGTGATGGTCTGCGCGCGCTGTTCGTGCAGCTCGGCGGCGCGAAGCCGGGGTTGCGGATCGCATTGTCGGACGTCCGCGTGCTCGCGGCCGACGCGTCGGATGCGACGCTCACCTACGTCGAAGCGCAGCAGGCGGCATCCGGCGAATTGCCCGCGCGGCGCGCGACGGCCGTGTTTGAGCGCGACGCGGCAGGCATCGTGCGCTGGACCCATCTTCAGGAAACGTTCTGCACGGCCTGA
- the xdhB gene encoding xanthine dehydrogenase molybdopterin binding subunit: MNQQAEPFLTAVDPQADAAQVHVSRAHESAHLHVSGRATYTDDIPLVAGTLHAALGLSAKPHAKIVSMNFDAVRATPGVVAVFTADDIPGVNDCGPIIHDDPVLAKGVVQFVGQPMFIVVATSHDIARLAARRAQVEYEELPAILTAQEARKAETYVIPPLKLARGDAAARLAAAPHRESGEMLLGGQEQFYLEGQIAYAVPKDDDGMHVYCSTQHPSEMQHLVAHVLGVASHNVLVECRRMGGGFGGKESQSGLFACCAALAAWKLLCPVKLRPDRDDDMMITGKRHDFHYRFDVGYDDDGRIDGVALDMTSRCGFSADLSGPVMTRAVCHFDNAYWLGDVAIAGYCGRTNTQSNTAFRGFGGPQGAFAIEYILDDIARSLGRDPLDVRYANLYGKTERNVTPYGQTVEDNVLHELLGELETTSDYRARRAGVRAFNARNPVLKKGIALTPVKFGIAFNVTHFNQAGALVHIYTDGSVLVNHGGTEMGQGLNTKVAQVVAHELGIRFGRIRVTATDTSKVANTSATAASTGSDLNGKAAQDAARQLRERLAAFAAKQFGDGKVDPADVTFGNDFVWVGGASVPFGEVIAKAYLARVQLWSDGFYATPKLHWDQSKLQGRPFYYYSYGAAVSEVVIDTLTGEMRTLRVDALHDVGASLNPALDIGQVEGAFIQGMGWLTTEELWWNAGGKLMTHAPSTYKIPTVNDTPPEFNVRLFQNRNVEDSIHRSKAVGEPPLLLPFSVFFAVRDAIAAVGDYRVNPPLDAPATGESILRAVHAVRAASAARAG; the protein is encoded by the coding sequence ATGAACCAGCAAGCAGAACCGTTCCTCACCGCCGTCGACCCGCAAGCCGACGCCGCCCAGGTGCACGTGTCGCGCGCGCACGAATCCGCGCATCTGCACGTGAGCGGCCGCGCGACTTACACCGACGACATTCCGCTCGTCGCCGGCACGCTGCATGCGGCGCTCGGGCTGTCCGCGAAGCCGCACGCGAAGATCGTGTCGATGAACTTCGACGCGGTGCGCGCGACGCCGGGCGTGGTCGCCGTGTTCACTGCCGACGATATTCCCGGCGTCAACGATTGCGGGCCGATCATCCACGACGATCCGGTGCTCGCGAAGGGCGTCGTGCAGTTCGTCGGCCAGCCGATGTTCATCGTGGTCGCGACGTCGCACGACATCGCGCGGCTTGCCGCGCGCCGCGCGCAGGTCGAGTACGAAGAGCTGCCCGCGATCCTCACCGCCCAGGAAGCACGCAAGGCCGAGACCTATGTGATTCCGCCGCTGAAGCTTGCGCGCGGCGATGCCGCTGCACGGCTTGCCGCCGCGCCGCATCGCGAGTCCGGCGAGATGCTGCTCGGCGGCCAGGAGCAGTTCTACCTGGAAGGGCAGATCGCGTATGCGGTGCCGAAGGACGACGACGGGATGCACGTGTACTGCTCGACGCAGCACCCGAGCGAGATGCAGCACCTCGTCGCGCACGTGCTCGGCGTCGCGTCGCACAACGTGCTGGTCGAGTGCCGGCGGATGGGCGGCGGATTCGGCGGCAAGGAATCGCAGTCGGGGCTGTTCGCGTGCTGCGCGGCGCTCGCCGCGTGGAAGCTGCTGTGCCCGGTGAAGCTGCGTCCCGACCGCGACGACGACATGATGATCACCGGCAAGCGGCACGACTTCCATTACCGCTTCGACGTCGGTTACGACGACGACGGCCGCATCGACGGCGTCGCGCTCGACATGACGTCGCGCTGCGGTTTCTCGGCCGATCTGTCGGGCCCGGTGATGACGCGCGCGGTGTGCCACTTCGACAACGCTTACTGGCTCGGCGACGTCGCCATCGCGGGCTACTGCGGAAGGACGAACACGCAGTCGAACACCGCGTTCCGCGGCTTCGGCGGCCCGCAGGGCGCGTTCGCGATCGAGTACATCCTCGACGACATCGCTCGCTCGCTCGGCCGCGATCCGCTGGACGTGCGCTACGCGAACCTGTACGGCAAGACCGAACGCAACGTGACGCCGTACGGCCAGACGGTCGAGGACAACGTGCTGCACGAACTGCTCGGCGAACTCGAGACGACGAGCGACTACCGCGCTCGGCGCGCCGGCGTGCGGGCATTCAACGCGCGCAACCCGGTGCTGAAGAAGGGCATTGCGCTCACGCCGGTGAAGTTCGGGATCGCGTTCAACGTCACGCACTTCAACCAGGCGGGCGCGCTCGTGCACATCTACACGGACGGCTCGGTGCTCGTGAATCACGGCGGCACGGAGATGGGGCAGGGGCTCAACACGAAGGTCGCGCAGGTCGTCGCGCACGAGCTCGGCATCCGCTTCGGCCGCATCCGCGTGACGGCGACCGACACGAGCAAGGTCGCGAACACGTCCGCGACTGCCGCATCGACGGGTTCGGACCTGAACGGCAAGGCCGCGCAGGATGCGGCGCGCCAGTTGCGCGAGCGGCTCGCGGCGTTCGCGGCGAAGCAGTTCGGCGACGGCAAGGTCGACCCGGCTGACGTGACGTTCGGCAACGACTTCGTGTGGGTCGGCGGCGCGAGCGTGCCGTTCGGCGAGGTGATCGCGAAGGCGTATCTCGCGCGCGTGCAGCTGTGGTCCGACGGATTCTACGCGACGCCGAAGCTGCATTGGGACCAGTCGAAGCTGCAAGGCCGGCCGTTTTACTACTACTCGTACGGGGCTGCGGTATCGGAAGTCGTGATCGACACGCTGACGGGCGAGATGCGCACGCTGCGCGTCGATGCGTTGCACGACGTCGGCGCGTCGCTGAACCCGGCGCTCGACATCGGCCAGGTCGAGGGCGCGTTCATCCAGGGGATGGGCTGGCTCACGACCGAGGAGCTGTGGTGGAACGCGGGCGGTAAGCTGATGACGCACGCGCCGTCCACGTACAAGATCCCGACCGTCAACGACACGCCGCCGGAGTTCAACGTGCGGCTGTTCCAGAACCGCAACGTGGAGGACAGCATTCACCGTTCGAAAGCCGTCGGCGAACCGCCGCTGCTGTTGCCGTTCTCGGTGTTCTTCGCGGTGCGCGATGCGATTGCCGCGGTCGGCGACTACCGCGTGAATCCGCCGCTCGACGCGCCGGCCACCGGCGAGTCGATCTTGCGCGCGGTGCACGCGGTACGTGCGGCGAGCGCCGCGCGGGCAGGCTGA